The DNA region TTGTCAATCAGGTCGTAAATATCGCGGTAATCCTTGGTCACAAGGCTATCATAGAGAGGGTCACGAGAAAGTCCTCTGATGACATAAGTTATGATAGCCTCCTCACTCACGTGGCCTGACATTCCCAGCGCATTTACTCGGTATACATAGCTTGTGTACGACTCAGAAATTTTCTTGTAGACCGATGCTAATTGGCTATGAATAACGGCTTCGTTACAGCGATCAGGAAAAGCCTTTTTAATTGTGTCAGCGAATTCGTCGAATGTCTTCAAAGTGTTACGGAAGCCATTGTACCATTCGCTTGCTGCTCCAGTCAACCGACTGCCTGCATATAAAAGCATCGTGCGATCCTGCCATCCATATAATTCGCTATTGTAGCGAATCGTATGGATCCACTTATTGATACCGAGGCCGTCAGAAAATTCCGGTATCAAATGTTTCAACTCCTCGGGATGAACCAATCGACCATCCGTAAACGTCTGCCGCTGTTCCATTTCCATAATTTTTGCTCGTAGCGCCATTAATTCCAATTGATGAGAAGTTGCGTCGAATGAAGCACCTTGCGTCGAAGATGTCGGAGCAGCTTTGTCTTTCATCAAGATGGCGGCTGCTGCAACGTGGTTTCCATTGTTCGTCACTTCGTCTTCATCTGCACACACTCTTTGAGGAATGAAATTCTGGGTTGATTGTtcctccattttgtttttcggtacaCTTTGCTCGTACAACATGCGTAGTTGTGGTAAAGTTGCTTTCGGAGGCACTTCGATGTTAGCAACTTCCAAAGCACAAAGAAGTTCCTCTTTTGTAAGCATTTTTCGGCACAAACGGTTTATCCCACTTCTGAATTGTAATCTTTCTTAATTTCGGAAGAATTAACTGAAGGCTGAAGAATtgcgtgttttctgttttagcgCTCAATCACGAATGACATCTCTATTTGACAGTATTGCCTGAGATACTTAAACCTAGGTGTGATCGCACAAACAAGATGTACATATAgaaaaggtgtatgtgtaaggatgtcaaggtgtatgtgtgaggtatATACAAATTCGAATTTCTAATTTCTACAAGTGTTTTAAAgcctttaaaaatcaaatagagtttcttaAGAGAATGTAACATTTGTCAGCGTTACAGCATAACGACGTATTCCGTTACCCTGTTTTTTCGATTCGGGCCAATATAACACacagtgtttttcaaattatatCTACATCGGTTTCATTGTTTCAATATTcggaattttttttattcttatttatGTAATAATGCGCATTTATTTTCAGaacaaaatatttgtttgtttaacggtacgtaaaatatgtttttctttttttccttcacttgAATTTACGgtgctaataaaaaaaaattataataaaaaaataatatttcatatttttaaatattagaTGCAATGAGTTTGATGAAGGATATGCTAATGAGATAAATcttcataaaaaatattttttgtacaaaataatatactcttgatgatgataattttTGAGACATATTGTACATGGTCACGTACATGGCGCCCagagtggccagattatttttgcggttttcgataggcgcatcaaaattttatcggtagttttcggtaggagttAAAGATTatttcggtagttttcggtaggctttGAAGTgttgagcggggggggggggggggggggggggttgtcgTAGATGGAAGCCAATCTGTCCCATGAGGAACAGCACgagaaaataacatatttcatttatttaaaggaGATAgtttagatttggttcatagcacccgctgcgcaaagcgacggaagaaatcaaggCGTTcagagaattttatcatgcctcccgctgcgcaaattcgagcagttttctgcgtagttttttgcgtcgttttgtgtcaaaaaatacgcaaaaaataCGCTATacttcagccaaaactacgatagccagcgtatttattgcagtttttaggtgcggaacgagcgccatctgttgaaggaatggatgaactatttcagacggtggagcaaaaaaaaaacggccgaaaaattcaaaaatattggcgcccattccttcctcctcctcttcctcttactcccttcccctccctgccttgccttatacttgcgcttcagcccgtgcctttcgccgtcagctgattgtgtgtatgcgttggtgtatatgtacattgcggttgtgtattgtaattggtgggtgttagttTTGTGTTTCGGACTGGTGCACAATTGAGGATATTTAAGGCACACGCGGCTCTTCTGTATAAACCACTTATATtctaatataaataacatatatTCTACAGGACTGTTGTGTGTCTTGGGTCGCGGCCTATGATCGAGTGCCGACCCTCGGTAGCCCGATCGCTCCCGAAGCCCTTAACGGCCATTCGGACGTCGGATGCTGTCAGTTGCACGACAGCATCGAGTCGCGGTTACACTGCACCGTTTCTGTACACAACagttagcatttatttattcgtgtgtgaccttgacgatgcgggagaagctggttcattttgggatttaaagtgttatcggtgtattgatggtttattttatttcgtgccgctgctgatgaggccATTTAATGCCCGTGCCAATCGAGGGTGGagaagccaatttcaaacaagcgtacgataacgtctaacactgatctaatatttttttttttaatttgaacatgtttgatgcttcaacgaccttctaaacatcatgtagcacggtgtatagtggcaataaattttttttttcaatgtgccggaatttgtctcgagttttctggccacgacacacacacacggacacacacacagcgcggggaaagtgatcgtccactctatcatgccgcgatccccctcccctcccggtgctttggatgaggatgcgctacaagtTAAGCCAGcaattctaccgataaggtagcggaaatcgatcgtgcgtgtacgcgcgttcgggggtgcgttctcgcgtacgcgcgtgcatgcgtgcgtgcgcgtgtgtgtgtgtgcgtgcgggaaccccaaaactgtttgattctgatgcgtgcaTTGTCACCGGCAGCGTCTACACACTCCATGCATTCTTAGAAAACGCACTGCACGCCGCCCGATCGATTACCGCAACCTACGAGACAATTCAACCATTtaattggcaccaccatctttgcCACCGggtctgctgttgggggtattaaaaagacaaacgatcgaagcaaacgtgcatgtgatatgtagcacatttctttccaattccgctagtggacgcaagtggaaacaaaacttgaattgaatacatacaaaagagaattctggtttggtttattacggagcgcgtatgatactgcacctgtccgtccagaatctggtggcttgttggttttgagtcggtatcatgacgccgtgcgaccggcactgccttggaatgggttcggatcggtaggttcatgttttggtcgattgcattccgtgcatttgtcgcgtcacagcggtaacacggcagcaacaaagatAATCCATTCTCTTCTCCGGGTGCGGGCTGTTACGCTATGttattcctcttcttcttattattattattggcgtaatggcctacgcgatcatgccggccttttcaggacttgagtaccacgtagccggatagtcaccccttgctacggcggacggttcatacgcggttagaacccacgacgggcatgctgttaagaTGTGCGGAacgatggcggtgccgcgggcccgctcctatccagcgtgcaacttgcatacttccacactgtctcctgctcgatgcatacgctgcaggcaggaggaaggatgcacctccacgataaaaaaaacaccgtcatgaacaccttcctttctttgaccgatggatcatgacattccggaagaatacacatttggcgacagtgttacacacacacgcacactcacacccttGCGCAAACGGTTAAGCCTATCTATGTAATCTACGACATACGAAAGGAAAAGCATAGTGTCACATAAAGTTATGCTTTATGCAATTAGGTTTAAGCTTTCCTATGCACGGCCATGGCCACCTGTGTTGCGTGCGCTACTTGGAaatagggttctgcgcgttgcacagcaaaccctccagcgtgaGCTAGCGATTCGTTagttatttttacattgcagcgattgaactcattgcgcttttttggtttgatttgtgaaaatttaacttcatcgccgcaatgtttgttaacggctttttttaagcgccacaacagctcacgagcattgaccacacgcgagaaagagatagcgctatggagggaaaaagcacggacgacgactgacagcgattggccgtctgacgcaccaacacatccaaacctgtgacagcgcgctcaggcgaggggtaggaagcggagccagggacgggtagctcgaaacgctgcttgacaaattgccgtaggagggaaaaagaaggcctgagaaaatgcgcgaaagggaatgatttcttccgtcgctttgcacaggggGGATTAGATATTAATATATTAAATGCAAATGACCACATTgggctttttcttcttacatGGTATAATCCTTAAATCTATTCGGTTGCCGAATCTCTCTCGTTCTTCTGAATCCTAACTCCGGTACCGCCGTACCACACAATCCTTCAACTGGCCGCTGTTGCTTAGTTTCACCGTATCAAtaaacgatgcgc from Anopheles coluzzii chromosome X, AcolN3, whole genome shotgun sequence includes:
- the LOC125906720 gene encoding uncharacterized protein LOC125906720, whose amino-acid sequence is MLTKEELLCALEVANIEVPPKATLPQLRMLYEQSVPKNKMEEQSTQNFIPQRVCADEDEVTNNGNHVAAAAILMKDKAAPTSSTQGASFDATSHQLELMALRAKIMEMEQRQTFTDGRLVHPEELKHLIPEFSDGLGINKWIHTIRYNSELYGWQDRTMLLYAGSRLTGAASEWYNGFRNTLKTFDEFADTIKKAFPDRCNEAVIHSQLASVYKKISESYTSYVYRVNALGMSGHVSEEAIITYVIRGLSRDPLYDSLVTKDYRDIYDLIDNIKRYESHLLLRKNPERRSPSHINTISPRPIPPRQTTTEPLRCYNCSNHGHHSSQCTQPRRAPGSCFRCGSTSHVIRNCPVPDRRQLTVAAVQGNDNETAHLDSGENGNFVQLEAYQEL